A genomic window from Haladaptatus caseinilyticus includes:
- a CDS encoding GMP synthase subunit A — MTKILVVDNHGQFTHLEHRALRDMGIETDLIDNDTPPEDIDADGLVLSGGPSMDDIGNSAEYLDLDIPVLGICLGMQVMAHVLDGEVGGGEYGGYADVTVEITEDGDPLVGSLAPETRVWASHADEVKEVPTGFERTGTSDVCGIEAMSDTDRDLYGVQWHPEVAHTDEGEEVFENFRTICE; from the coding sequence ATGACGAAAATCCTCGTCGTGGACAACCACGGCCAGTTCACGCACCTCGAGCATCGCGCGCTCCGTGACATGGGCATCGAAACCGACCTCATCGACAACGACACGCCGCCGGAAGACATCGACGCAGACGGCCTCGTTCTCTCGGGCGGCCCGTCGATGGATGACATCGGAAACAGTGCAGAGTATCTCGACCTCGACATTCCGGTCCTCGGCATCTGTCTCGGTATGCAAGTGATGGCACACGTTCTCGACGGTGAGGTCGGCGGTGGCGAATACGGCGGCTACGCCGACGTGACGGTCGAAATCACGGAGGATGGAGACCCGCTCGTCGGGTCGCTCGCGCCCGAAACTCGCGTGTGGGCCAGCCACGCCGACGAAGTCAAGGAAGTCCCCACCGGATTCGAACGAACCGGTACGAGCGACGTTTGCGGTATCGAAGCCATGAGTGACACCGACCGAGACCTGTACGGCGTCCAATGGCATCCTGAAGTCGCGCATACGGACGAGGGTGAGGAAGTGTTCGAAAACTTCCGCACCATCTGTGAGTAG
- a CDS encoding PKD domain-containing protein has product MSNRTALTALLLGILVCSTFGIATALPPPGLPGDTLPDTPASEHDTYTVQQGDTCVAVTPIQGSEDVVSFYDYRNPYTEPSDWSYSSFAPGSVTRENGSTMFLYEAPDGTVSLVVLHDRLRKERTGDKLPMSTASFGFDGLPEAGQWILMDDTYEGRDDRWSRNRIDWTWTGSRVDGAVFRGVSGDFDITVSPAWNEEATLYDSRFESEPVTSWAFLSGSVRNPTETQLDMGESVTIRPGGCGSPPSARLSTASSSTVGQRITFDASETSDPDGDISEYRWDFDDDGTTDDTTAKPTTTHTYRTVGTRTANVTVVDSENSTASANVTVRVTKATSSDTDGTLHDGRDGDDQTKDSQQRETGTRVPDALPGSDVLFDHPELGAVALALILLGGAVVARR; this is encoded by the coding sequence ATGAGTAATCGTACTGCACTGACCGCCCTCCTCCTCGGCATACTCGTCTGTTCGACGTTTGGCATCGCTACCGCCCTCCCACCGCCCGGATTGCCCGGCGACACCCTTCCGGACACGCCAGCGTCGGAGCACGACACCTATACCGTCCAGCAAGGCGATACCTGTGTCGCGGTCACACCGATTCAGGGAAGCGAAGACGTCGTTTCGTTCTACGACTACCGAAACCCATACACGGAGCCGAGCGACTGGTCGTACAGTTCGTTCGCACCGGGGTCGGTCACCCGAGAGAACGGGAGCACGATGTTCCTCTACGAGGCCCCCGACGGCACGGTGAGCCTCGTCGTGCTTCACGACCGGTTACGAAAGGAACGAACCGGCGACAAACTGCCGATGAGTACTGCCTCGTTCGGTTTCGATGGCCTTCCCGAAGCCGGGCAGTGGATACTGATGGACGACACGTACGAAGGACGAGACGACCGCTGGTCACGAAACCGCATCGACTGGACATGGACCGGTTCGCGAGTCGATGGTGCCGTCTTCCGCGGTGTCTCGGGTGACTTCGACATCACCGTCTCACCGGCGTGGAACGAAGAAGCGACCCTGTATGACTCCCGATTCGAATCGGAACCGGTCACCTCGTGGGCGTTTCTCTCGGGGAGCGTTCGCAACCCGACAGAGACGCAACTCGATATGGGTGAATCAGTGACCATCCGACCTGGAGGATGCGGCTCACCACCCAGTGCACGCCTTTCCACGGCCAGTTCGTCCACGGTGGGACAGCGGATTACTTTCGACGCGAGTGAAACGAGCGACCCGGATGGCGACATTTCGGAATATCGCTGGGACTTCGACGACGATGGAACCACCGACGACACGACTGCTAAACCGACAACGACCCACACCTACCGAACAGTCGGAACGCGGACAGCGAACGTGACGGTCGTCGATAGCGAAAACAGTACCGCCAGCGCAAACGTGACCGTGCGAGTGACGAAGGCGACGAGTTCCGATACCGATGGGACGCTTCACGACGGGAGGGACGGGGACGACCAAACGAAGGATAGCCAACAGAGGGAGACCGGGACACGCGTTCCGGACGCACTCCCGGGTTCTGACGTGTTGTTCGACCATCCCGAACTGGGTGCAGTCGCGCTTGCACTCATCCTGTTGGGCGGGGCCGTCGTCGCGCGCCGGTGA
- a CDS encoding TIGR01548 family HAD-type hydrolase, with translation MDADAVVLDIDGVLVDVADSYRRAIVESVSHVYDETIPKADVQAFKDAGGFNNDWELTYAAALYVLASRDGLDHSIEEFTDQIAEAGGGLDAAEQFVADSLSEDSLSTVLEEWDPNRLRAVFQQLYLGGDLYADLEDAAPTLDTRGYINDEPVLAHFETITELTKSYPVGIVTGRPSAEADIALARVELDVADEHRFTMDDWEEGKPHPRALMTLAERFDADRIVFVGDTLDDVRTATNAADADSERDYFGVGVLTGGLTGEEGRRKYEDAGAAAVIDSIDDLPELLADE, from the coding sequence ATGGACGCGGACGCTGTCGTGCTGGACATCGACGGAGTACTCGTAGACGTTGCGGATTCGTACCGACGCGCCATCGTGGAGTCCGTCTCGCACGTGTACGACGAAACCATCCCGAAAGCGGACGTACAAGCCTTCAAAGACGCGGGTGGGTTCAACAACGATTGGGAACTCACGTATGCCGCGGCGCTGTACGTCCTCGCCTCGCGTGACGGACTCGACCACTCGATCGAGGAGTTTACCGATCAAATCGCGGAGGCAGGGGGCGGCCTCGACGCCGCGGAGCAATTCGTGGCCGATTCGCTGTCGGAAGATTCTCTCTCCACTGTTCTCGAAGAGTGGGACCCGAATCGACTGCGCGCGGTGTTTCAGCAACTCTACCTCGGGGGGGACCTGTACGCCGATCTCGAAGATGCGGCGCCAACTCTCGATACACGAGGCTACATCAACGACGAACCGGTGCTGGCACACTTCGAGACGATTACCGAACTCACAAAATCCTATCCGGTCGGTATCGTCACCGGTAGGCCATCCGCAGAGGCCGACATCGCGCTCGCCCGCGTCGAACTGGACGTGGCCGACGAGCATCGATTTACCATGGACGACTGGGAGGAAGGCAAACCACATCCACGCGCGCTGATGACGCTCGCGGAGCGATTCGACGCCGACCGAATCGTCTTCGTCGGCGACACGCTGGACGACGTTCGAACCGCGACGAACGCGGCGGATGCCGATTCCGAGCGCGACTACTTCGGCGTCGGCGTTTTGACTGGCGGTCTGACGGGGGAAGAGGGCAGACGGAAATACGAGGATGCCGGGGCAGCGGCGGTCATCGACTCCATCGACGACCTGCCCGAACTGCTCGCGGACGAGTGA
- a CDS encoding methyltransferase domain-containing protein yields the protein MEYDELQQLYGHAEYYWGTEPNGLAQTVLEFAPERQAPAAIDIGAGEGRDAVYLAEQGYGVLAVDLTPNGLEKAEQLAEKRDVVIQTREADVNDLSFPAMDVVYSCGTLQYLRPENRRRQFEQFKTSTTDGGIHVLFAFVNHPDIPTAPDWGDNEYFHEQGELRSYYDDWEVMDEDAFVFDDDSGGEPHQHAAETIVAQKPEA from the coding sequence ATGGAATACGACGAACTCCAGCAACTCTACGGTCACGCCGAATATTACTGGGGAACGGAGCCGAACGGATTGGCCCAGACGGTTCTGGAGTTCGCCCCCGAACGGCAAGCCCCTGCCGCAATCGATATCGGTGCCGGAGAAGGCCGCGATGCGGTGTATCTCGCCGAACAGGGGTACGGTGTCCTCGCGGTGGATTTGACTCCCAACGGACTCGAAAAAGCCGAGCAACTTGCGGAGAAGCGCGATGTGGTCATCCAGACACGCGAGGCGGACGTAAACGACCTCTCGTTCCCGGCGATGGACGTGGTGTACTCCTGCGGTACGCTCCAGTATCTCCGCCCGGAGAACCGCAGAAGGCAGTTCGAACAGTTCAAAACCTCGACGACTGACGGCGGGATTCACGTCTTGTTCGCGTTCGTGAACCATCCAGACATCCCGACAGCACCCGACTGGGGGGACAACGAGTACTTTCACGAACAGGGTGAACTCCGGAGTTACTACGACGATTGGGAAGTCATGGACGAAGACGCGTTCGTGTTCGACGACGATTCCGGCGGCGAACCACACCAACACGCCGCGGAGACGATAGTTGCACAGAAGCCGGAAGCGTAG
- a CDS encoding cation transporter: MVRDAVTGLRGVSSVAPDAQSNEVTIRGEPDTADRVRQAIIELGYDAEA, encoded by the coding sequence ATGGTTCGTGACGCCGTCACCGGCCTCCGTGGCGTCAGCAGTGTCGCCCCCGATGCACAGTCCAACGAAGTCACCATCCGGGGAGAACCCGACACGGCCGACCGAGTTCGGCAAGCGATAATCGAACTCGGCTACGATGCCGAGGCATAG
- a CDS encoding UPF0146 family protein: protein MNPDTRDEIVARLADYQSAVEIGIGNRPDVAGALADAGTDVTATDIRPRKVPTDVRFVLDDVTNPDSTLYQDTDLLYALNIPPELHRSALLVAKEYDSAFVFTTLGGDQPSVPVRRETISGETLFWARE, encoded by the coding sequence GTGAACCCGGATACTCGCGATGAAATCGTTGCCCGTCTTGCCGATTACCAGTCCGCTGTCGAAATCGGAATCGGCAATCGTCCGGATGTGGCGGGCGCGCTCGCCGATGCAGGAACCGATGTCACCGCTACTGACATTCGGCCTCGAAAGGTGCCGACGGACGTTCGGTTCGTCCTCGACGACGTGACGAATCCGGATTCTACATTGTATCAGGATACGGACCTCCTTTACGCGCTGAACATTCCACCGGAACTCCATCGGTCCGCTCTCTTGGTGGCGAAGGAGTATGACTCCGCCTTCGTCTTTACCACGCTCGGCGGCGACCAACCCTCGGTTCCAGTGCGTCGGGAGACGATTTCCGGGGAAACGCTGTTTTGGGCCCGGGAGTGA
- a CDS encoding archaemetzincin family Zn-dependent metalloprotease: MLIDIVPVGDVTGRVKREASSALRRIYDCDVMVHERQEIPAGSHDPNRDQHRAEDFIELASRVGTGEKNIAITPQDLFYRRRNYVFGLAYLDGRGSVISTYRLQPAADGLSSDGGITTKPVDEVFSDRVRKEVVHEIGHTMGLEHCDNSRCVMNFSPTVREVDVKEENLCGTCQRQVL; encoded by the coding sequence ATGTTGATTGACATCGTCCCCGTGGGGGACGTGACGGGACGGGTCAAACGCGAGGCCTCTTCGGCACTGCGGCGGATTTACGACTGCGACGTGATGGTTCACGAGCGACAGGAAATCCCCGCTGGGTCACACGACCCGAACCGCGATCAACACCGCGCGGAGGATTTCATCGAACTGGCAAGTCGTGTCGGAACGGGGGAAAAAAACATCGCCATCACGCCACAGGACCTCTTCTATCGCAGACGAAACTACGTGTTCGGACTCGCCTACCTCGACGGCCGGGGAAGCGTCATCTCTACCTATCGACTGCAACCCGCCGCTGACGGGCTCTCTTCCGACGGTGGCATTACGACCAAACCCGTCGATGAAGTGTTTTCGGACCGTGTTCGAAAGGAGGTCGTTCACGAAATCGGTCACACGATGGGGCTCGAACACTGCGACAACAGTCGCTGTGTCATGAACTTCTCGCCGACCGTCCGCGAGGTGGACGTGAAAGAGGAGAACCTCTGTGGCACCTGCCAGCGTCAGGTGTTGTAA
- a CDS encoding ribosome biogenesis/translation initiation ATPase RLI, giving the protein MADDSIAVVDLERCSPDRCNYECKNYCPPNRTGKECITLRGEDTEEGQPDQIHISEEICLGETCGICVEKCPFDAIEIINLPQELQDDPAHRYGENAFSLYGLPVPQEGQVTGILGPNGSGKTTAVKILAGELAPNLGQFEDPPGWDAVLDRYRGTELQNYLEDVRAGDVTVARKPQYVDKIPNRFDGSTADLLSRTDERGVLDDLLERLEIEHVVEQDIDSLSGGELQRVALVAALARDADFYFLDEITPYLDISQRVKVARLIQEMANEQGRSMLVVEHDLAILDLVADNLHVAYGEPGAYGVITTPKSVRNGINEYLAGYLNNENMRIRPNAIEFDEHAPRETKTADALVEYPDLTKSYGEGEFSLDVDGGTIHENEVLGIVGPNGIGKSTFAKLLAGRLDPDEGDVDLNLDISYKPQYIEIDQPMRVDVFLSSLSDDFGSSYWNTEIAQPLQLDRIMEQNLTDLSGGERQRVAIAACLSKDADLYLLDEPSAYLDVEQRVRATRAIRRYAEMQDATVLVIDHDIYMIDLLSDRLMVFDGEPAEHGHAGRPKGMRDGMNDFLANLDITFRRDENVGRPRINKPGSQLDRKQKSDGEYYYS; this is encoded by the coding sequence ATGGCGGACGACAGCATTGCCGTCGTCGATTTGGAGCGCTGTTCGCCCGACCGATGCAACTACGAATGTAAGAACTACTGCCCGCCGAACCGGACCGGAAAGGAGTGCATCACGCTTCGCGGCGAAGACACCGAGGAGGGACAACCGGACCAGATACACATCAGTGAGGAAATCTGCCTCGGCGAAACGTGTGGTATCTGTGTCGAGAAATGTCCGTTCGACGCGATAGAGATCATCAACCTCCCGCAGGAGCTCCAGGACGACCCGGCCCACCGCTACGGCGAGAACGCCTTCTCGCTCTACGGACTGCCGGTTCCACAAGAGGGGCAGGTCACCGGTATTCTCGGTCCGAACGGGAGCGGGAAGACGACCGCGGTGAAGATTCTCGCAGGGGAGCTCGCGCCGAACCTCGGCCAGTTCGAAGACCCGCCGGGGTGGGATGCCGTCCTCGACCGATATCGTGGAACGGAGCTCCAGAACTACCTCGAAGACGTGCGGGCTGGCGACGTGACCGTGGCACGCAAGCCACAGTACGTCGATAAGATTCCGAATCGCTTCGACGGGAGCACGGCCGATCTGCTCTCTCGAACCGACGAACGCGGTGTTCTCGACGACCTGTTGGAACGGCTCGAGATCGAGCACGTGGTCGAACAGGACATCGATAGCCTCTCCGGCGGGGAACTCCAGCGCGTGGCGCTGGTTGCCGCACTCGCCCGCGACGCCGACTTCTACTTCCTCGACGAAATCACGCCGTACCTCGACATCAGCCAGCGCGTCAAAGTCGCGCGACTGATTCAGGAGATGGCGAACGAACAGGGTCGCTCGATGCTCGTGGTCGAACACGACCTCGCGATCCTCGATCTGGTCGCCGACAACCTCCACGTCGCGTACGGCGAACCGGGGGCATACGGTGTTATCACGACGCCGAAATCGGTTCGAAACGGTATCAACGAATATCTCGCGGGGTATCTCAACAACGAGAACATGCGGATTCGCCCGAACGCCATCGAGTTCGACGAACACGCGCCGCGCGAGACGAAGACCGCCGACGCGCTCGTTGAGTATCCCGACCTCACGAAATCCTACGGCGAGGGCGAGTTCTCGCTCGATGTCGACGGCGGAACGATTCACGAAAACGAAGTGCTCGGCATCGTCGGTCCGAACGGGATCGGTAAATCGACGTTCGCCAAGCTGCTCGCCGGACGACTGGACCCGGACGAGGGCGACGTGGACCTCAACCTCGACATCTCCTACAAGCCACAGTACATCGAAATCGACCAACCGATGCGCGTCGACGTGTTCCTCTCGTCACTTTCGGACGATTTCGGCTCCTCCTACTGGAACACCGAAATCGCACAGCCCCTCCAACTCGACCGTATTATGGAGCAGAACCTGACCGACCTCTCCGGCGGCGAACGCCAGCGGGTCGCCATCGCGGCCTGTCTGTCGAAGGACGCGGACCTCTATCTGCTGGACGAACCTTCGGCGTACCTCGACGTCGAACAGCGCGTCAGGGCGACGCGAGCGATTCGACGCTACGCCGAGATGCAGGACGCCACGGTGCTGGTCATCGACCACGACATCTACATGATCGACCTTCTCTCCGACCGCCTGATGGTGTTCGACGGCGAGCCCGCGGAACACGGTCACGCCGGACGGCCGAAGGGGATGCGCGACGGCATGAACGATTTCCTCGCCAACCTCGACATCACCTTCCGTCGGGACGAGAACGTGGGTCGGCCGCGTATCAACAAGCCCGGCAGCCAACTCGACCGCAAACAGAAGAGCGACGGCGAGTACTACTACAGCTGA
- a CDS encoding EMC6-like membrane protein produces MATEQASERRAAHLRSITVTSLASLAGIAAGFVSAMMVGTTGEAATDQLGLAIMVGFVVVQLPLLRFVGYELDGIKDHLYVAFMTFSLWFITWGILLTNHVKV; encoded by the coding sequence ATGGCGACTGAACAGGCATCCGAGCGACGGGCGGCCCATTTACGAAGTATTACCGTCACGTCGCTCGCTTCACTGGCCGGAATCGCAGCCGGATTCGTCTCTGCCATGATGGTAGGGACGACTGGCGAGGCGGCCACAGATCAGTTAGGATTGGCGATTATGGTCGGGTTCGTAGTGGTTCAACTCCCACTGCTCCGTTTCGTCGGCTACGAACTCGATGGAATCAAAGACCACCTCTACGTGGCGTTCATGACGTTCTCACTGTGGTTCATTACGTGGGGTATTTTGCTCACGAATCACGTGAAGGTGTAA
- the azf gene encoding NAD-dependent glucose-6-phosphate dehydrogenase Azf yields the protein MDDPVLLTGAEGRVGSAILGDLESKYDWRLLDREPPAEESSNEFFVADITDYDAVYEAVDGAGAIIHLAGDPRPEAPWNSVLSNNIDGTHNILQAAVDSGSVEKFVFASSNHAVGSYETDDRKPDLYRPHHEFRLDGNELPRPSNLYGVSKATGEVLGRYYHDEFGLSVACVRIGNLTKGHPPKDYERGQAMWLSYRDCAHLFDCCLQADYDYEIVYGISDNDRKYYSIDRAREVFDYDPRDNSAHFDD from the coding sequence ATGGACGACCCCGTTCTTCTCACGGGTGCTGAAGGCCGCGTCGGGTCGGCGATTCTCGGCGACCTCGAATCGAAGTACGATTGGCGGCTCCTCGACCGAGAACCGCCAGCAGAGGAATCATCGAACGAATTTTTCGTTGCTGACATTACCGACTACGATGCGGTCTACGAAGCCGTCGACGGAGCAGGGGCCATCATCCACCTCGCGGGTGACCCCCGCCCGGAGGCACCGTGGAACAGCGTCCTCAGCAACAACATCGACGGAACCCACAACATCTTGCAGGCCGCAGTCGATTCGGGAAGCGTCGAAAAGTTCGTGTTCGCGTCCTCGAACCACGCGGTCGGGTCGTACGAAACCGACGATCGCAAACCGGATCTCTACCGCCCCCACCACGAATTCCGTCTCGATGGAAACGAACTCCCCCGCCCCAGCAACCTCTACGGCGTGAGCAAAGCGACGGGCGAAGTTCTCGGACGATACTACCACGACGAGTTCGGCCTCAGCGTGGCCTGCGTTCGAATCGGTAACCTCACGAAAGGCCACCCGCCGAAAGACTACGAGCGAGGACAGGCGATGTGGCTTTCGTACCGCGACTGCGCCCATCTCTTCGATTGCTGTCTCCAGGCCGACTACGACTACGAAATCGTCTACGGAATCTCCGACAACGACCGAAAATACTATTCCATCGACCGAGCGCGCGAGGTGTTCGACTACGATCCACGGGACAACTCCGCCCATTTCGACGACTAG
- a CDS encoding DUF7860 family protein: MGRYGKLDYPKLTKAGFLLGVALIAIGALGEIAGPALFGPLPAWENMLLTDLEIVGILLGLLSPFVFGILLPLTE, encoded by the coding sequence ATGGGACGATACGGAAAACTGGACTATCCGAAACTGACGAAGGCTGGATTTTTGCTCGGCGTCGCGCTGATCGCAATCGGTGCGCTCGGTGAAATCGCCGGCCCTGCGCTATTTGGACCACTGCCAGCCTGGGAAAACATGCTTCTTACTGACCTCGAAATCGTCGGCATCCTGCTCGGACTGCTCTCGCCGTTCGTGTTCGGTATCCTCCTCCCGCTGACGGAGTAG
- a CDS encoding translation initiation factor IF-2 subunit beta, protein MDYDSALDRGMDAVPELETSDERFSFPNPAVQKDGSFTRLTNLDDISDSLSRDAEHVHSALQRELGTSGKFEDGQARYSGSFSESDFDAALDEYVEEFVTCSECGLPDTRLVREDRNLMLRCDACGAFRPVTKRSTSSRTHQQDAVEEGRTYEVKITGTGRKGDGVAERGKYTIFVPGAQEGDVVTIYIESVRGNLAFSRLA, encoded by the coding sequence ATGGATTACGATTCAGCTCTCGACAGAGGCATGGATGCGGTTCCGGAGCTCGAAACGAGCGACGAACGGTTCAGTTTCCCGAATCCGGCAGTACAAAAAGACGGGTCGTTCACACGATTGACGAACCTGGACGACATCTCGGACTCCCTCTCCCGGGACGCGGAGCACGTCCATAGCGCGCTACAGCGCGAACTCGGTACCAGTGGCAAGTTCGAGGACGGTCAGGCCCGCTACAGCGGGTCGTTCTCGGAATCGGACTTCGACGCCGCACTGGACGAGTACGTAGAGGAGTTCGTCACCTGTTCCGAGTGTGGCCTGCCGGACACCCGTCTCGTCCGCGAGGACCGCAACCTCATGCTTCGCTGTGACGCCTGTGGTGCGTTCCGTCCCGTCACGAAACGAAGCACGTCGAGTCGAACCCATCAACAAGATGCCGTCGAAGAGGGCCGAACCTACGAGGTCAAAATCACCGGTACCGGACGCAAAGGCGACGGCGTCGCTGAGCGCGGCAAGTACACGATTTTCGTTCCAGGCGCGCAAGAAGGGGACGTCGTCACCATCTACATCGAGAGCGTCCGCGGAAACCTCGCTTTCTCCCGTCTCGCGTAA
- a CDS encoding dihydroneopterin aldolase family protein, translating into MKPTTRDAACFEAGIKFGALYHQFAGTPVSLDSAASLERAIEESIENQPFCESVDVDILADELAEEIEHGYTELTGRFMEVEIVIDHEGTEVVTTMEMEDGYPLMKIESVEEN; encoded by the coding sequence ATGAAACCGACCACGCGAGATGCGGCTTGTTTCGAGGCAGGGATAAAGTTCGGTGCGCTTTATCACCAGTTTGCCGGAACTCCCGTTAGCCTCGACAGTGCGGCCAGCCTCGAACGCGCCATCGAGGAGAGCATCGAAAACCAGCCCTTCTGTGAATCGGTCGATGTGGACATCCTGGCCGACGAGTTGGCCGAGGAAATCGAGCACGGATACACCGAACTGACGGGACGGTTCATGGAAGTCGAAATCGTCATCGACCACGAAGGCACCGAAGTCGTGACGACGATGGAGATGGAGGACGGCTATCCGCTGATGAAAATCGAGTCGGTCGAGGAGAACTGA
- a CDS encoding DUF5790 family protein gives MSQASFEDELFGEAANEMREDVEEHLAAAREVLPPVEAIWETDAENTLGALNALRSALDVGDAEDHLRDAKKWYAMGKRADAFEDADDLEAEIETLDSAISDIESAREQVGELASTVPSLKGSLEELHSVNDESEAEEAEEAEEAEEAEEAEEAEEETEE, from the coding sequence ATGAGCCAAGCTTCGTTCGAGGACGAACTGTTCGGTGAAGCGGCAAACGAAATGCGCGAGGATGTCGAGGAACATCTCGCCGCCGCGCGCGAGGTGCTGCCACCGGTCGAAGCGATCTGGGAGACGGACGCCGAGAACACGCTCGGAGCACTCAACGCACTTCGTTCCGCCCTCGACGTGGGTGACGCCGAGGACCACCTCCGCGACGCGAAAAAATGGTACGCGATGGGCAAGCGCGCCGACGCCTTCGAGGATGCGGACGACCTGGAGGCCGAGATCGAGACGCTCGACTCGGCGATCAGCGACATCGAGAGCGCCCGCGAGCAGGTCGGCGAACTGGCGAGTACGGTCCCGAGTTTGAAGGGGTCGCTCGAAGAACTGCACTCGGTGAACGACGAGTCCGAAGCGGAAGAAGCGGAAGAAGCGGAAGAAGCGGAAGAAGCGGAAGAAGCGGAAGAAGCGGAAGAAGAGACGGAAGAGTAA
- a CDS encoding creatininase family protein, with product MNLSHATWTDADEVETDLALLPVGSTEQHGPHAPLGTDWLNAEAVANAAAEAYDEDIVVAPPITVGVSEEHRQFTGTLWVSEETFRRYVRETVASLAHHGWNRVVVVNGHGGNVAALREVAGTITRHDEAYAVPFTWFEAVGDHRGDMGHAGALETAFLRHTRGELVHEDRIESAREGASDGWGEWVSYTNLAYDSAEFTENGVVGDPAEGDEARGEELLELATQSLVQLLSAVSSRDVSRPGHR from the coding sequence ATGAATCTCTCTCACGCGACGTGGACCGACGCGGACGAGGTCGAGACGGATCTTGCACTCCTTCCGGTCGGGAGCACGGAACAGCACGGTCCCCACGCACCACTCGGAACCGATTGGCTGAACGCAGAAGCGGTCGCGAATGCGGCCGCTGAGGCGTACGACGAGGATATCGTCGTCGCACCACCCATCACGGTCGGTGTGAGCGAAGAACACCGACAGTTCACGGGGACGCTGTGGGTGAGCGAGGAAACCTTCCGACGGTACGTCCGCGAGACGGTCGCCAGTCTCGCCCATCACGGCTGGAATCGAGTCGTCGTCGTCAACGGTCACGGTGGCAACGTCGCCGCACTCCGCGAAGTCGCGGGGACAATCACGCGTCACGACGAGGCCTACGCGGTTCCGTTCACGTGGTTCGAAGCCGTCGGCGACCACCGGGGCGACATGGGTCACGCAGGGGCCCTGGAAACGGCTTTCTTACGCCATACCCGCGGCGAACTCGTTCACGAAGATAGAATCGAATCGGCCCGCGAGGGCGCGAGCGATGGATGGGGCGAATGGGTGTCCTACACCAACCTCGCCTATGACAGCGCGGAGTTCACGGAAAATGGCGTCGTCGGTGACCCCGCGGAAGGTGACGAAGCACGCGGTGAAGAACTGCTCGAACTGGCGACGCAATCGCTGGTGCAACTGCTCTCGGCGGTATCGTCGCGGGACGTTTCTCGTCCCGGCCACCGATAG
- a CDS encoding DUF5789 family protein has protein sequence MADRDREMGVELGELSDKLDGYDYPASSDELVEEYGDYEIEYPNGSERFEEVIGPLSETYESADDVRQSILNMADSDAVGRQRYSDRGGTEQSSPDDDPDQASF, from the coding sequence ATGGCCGATAGAGATCGCGAAATGGGAGTGGAACTGGGTGAACTAAGCGACAAACTGGACGGATACGATTATCCGGCCTCGTCGGACGAACTCGTGGAGGAATACGGCGACTACGAAATCGAGTATCCGAACGGCTCCGAGCGATTCGAAGAGGTGATCGGTCCGCTCTCCGAAACGTACGAGTCCGCGGACGACGTTCGCCAGTCGATACTCAACATGGCGGACAGTGACGCCGTCGGTCGCCAGCGGTATTCCGACCGGGGTGGTACTGAACAATCGTCACCGGATGACGACCCGGATCAAGCCTCGTTCTGA